One Brevibacterium spongiae DNA segment encodes these proteins:
- a CDS encoding DedA family protein codes for MSDDRADRDEAETVGSASESSSNAPDQAESASQSPGTEAAAKENPWAALKPWQGKAAGLDKLLLFIIIGVPLIYLGLMPLRPWMLVNAPVVQEFINGAKTSIVAAAAYARVGEIPLWLVIVAGFVGMAKLDWAFWLAGRRWGDGVLRLFAQNERQLKRINQLKKIPNWALFLMTVISRCPGIPGTLVYLVAGWTRMRLSLFLAADLIGCLIFTLIWTVLGYQLGETAVDVLKVIDKYALWLTLALIVGIFAVSFFNEYRKQKKAEAAGETAED; via the coding sequence ATGAGCGACGATCGCGCGGACCGCGACGAGGCTGAGACCGTCGGCTCTGCGTCAGAGTCCTCATCGAACGCCCCCGACCAGGCCGAGTCCGCGTCACAGTCCCCCGGCACCGAGGCGGCTGCCAAGGAGAATCCGTGGGCGGCGCTCAAACCCTGGCAGGGCAAGGCCGCGGGCCTGGACAAACTGCTCCTGTTCATCATCATCGGCGTCCCGCTCATCTATCTGGGCCTCATGCCGCTGCGACCGTGGATGCTCGTCAACGCCCCGGTCGTTCAGGAGTTCATCAACGGCGCAAAGACCTCGATCGTCGCGGCCGCCGCCTATGCCCGCGTCGGTGAGATCCCGCTGTGGCTGGTCATCGTCGCCGGCTTCGTCGGCATGGCCAAACTCGACTGGGCGTTCTGGCTGGCCGGACGCCGTTGGGGCGACGGTGTGCTGCGGCTCTTCGCCCAGAACGAACGGCAGCTCAAACGCATCAACCAGCTGAAGAAGATCCCGAACTGGGCGCTGTTCCTCATGACCGTGATCTCCCGCTGCCCGGGCATCCCCGGCACCCTCGTCTACCTCGTCGCCGGGTGGACGCGGATGCGGCTGTCGCTGTTCCTCGCAGCCGACCTCATCGGCTGCCTCATCTTCACCCTCATCTGGACGGTTCTGGGCTACCAGCTCGGCGAGACCGCCGTCGACGTCCTCAAGGTCATCGATAAGTACGCGCTGTGGCTGACTTTGGCGCTCATCGTCGGCATCTTCGCCGTCAGCTTCTTCAACGAATACCGGAAGCAGAAGAAAGCGGAAGCGGCCGGAGAGACCGCCGAGGACTGA
- a CDS encoding LysE family translocator: MGIALVELGLALTPGPNMMYLVSRSISQGWRAGMMSLTGTAVGFVVYLVMANLGLAMVFLAVPWLFIALKVLGALYLLWLAYQTLRPGGRSLFEATDLPADSFGRLFRMGLLTNLLNPKVAILYLALIPQFIDPSAGSVVLQGFLLGAIQILVGVAVNGAVILAAGSVAAGLRRRPAWVKWQKWVTGTLLGAVGVKLAIDAPAPAAVA, encoded by the coding sequence ATGGGCATCGCCCTCGTAGAACTCGGCCTCGCACTGACACCGGGCCCCAACATGATGTACCTCGTCTCACGCAGCATCAGTCAGGGATGGCGCGCTGGCATGATGTCACTCACCGGCACTGCTGTCGGCTTCGTCGTCTACTTGGTAATGGCCAACCTGGGCCTCGCAATGGTGTTTCTCGCCGTCCCATGGCTCTTCATCGCGCTGAAGGTTCTCGGTGCACTGTATCTTCTGTGGCTGGCCTACCAGACGCTCCGGCCCGGTGGTCGTTCACTCTTCGAGGCGACCGACCTCCCAGCCGATTCGTTCGGCCGTCTCTTCCGTATGGGCCTCCTGACCAACCTGCTGAATCCCAAAGTAGCGATCCTCTATCTCGCTCTCATCCCGCAGTTCATCGATCCGTCGGCCGGCAGCGTCGTGCTCCAGGGGTTCCTGCTCGGGGCAATTCAGATTCTTGTGGGAGTGGCGGTCAACGGCGCCGTGATCCTCGCGGCAGGCTCTGTTGCGGCTGGCCTGCGGCGCCGTCCTGCCTGGGTGAAGTGGCAGAAATGGGTCACTGGAACCCTGCTCGGGGCGGTCGGGGTGAAATTGGCGATCGACGCCCCAGCACCGGCCGCCGTGGCATAA
- a CDS encoding shikimate dehydrogenase yields the protein MTSSLLLGLIGDGISASRTPRMHENEGAAHSIPTIYRTIDIAEPRLAGVGLEELLSAAIRLGFDGLNITHPFKQQVIDLLDAVDPVAARIGSVNTVVIDAAGKTTGHNTDVTGFAAGFRAGLDGAAAEAVVQIGAGGAGRAVGFALAELGVGELIIADTDVDRAAGLAADIGTVTDSQVRARAIGLDELEAAAASANGIVNATPMGMKAYPGTPVDTSVFDADTWVADVVYFPLETQLLAEARAKGCRTLDGSGMAVNQAIDAFELFSGQKADPQRMRDTFLSFGT from the coding sequence ATGACCTCTTCCCTCCTCCTCGGACTCATCGGCGACGGCATCTCCGCCTCCCGCACCCCGCGCATGCACGAGAACGAAGGCGCCGCCCACTCCATCCCCACGATCTACCGCACGATCGACATCGCCGAACCGCGACTGGCGGGCGTCGGCCTCGAGGAGCTGCTGAGCGCGGCGATCCGGCTCGGATTCGACGGACTCAACATCACCCACCCGTTCAAGCAGCAGGTCATCGATCTCCTCGACGCCGTCGACCCGGTGGCCGCGCGCATCGGTTCGGTCAACACCGTCGTCATCGACGCTGCGGGGAAGACGACCGGTCACAACACCGACGTCACCGGATTCGCCGCCGGGTTCCGTGCCGGATTGGACGGTGCCGCCGCCGAGGCGGTCGTGCAGATCGGCGCGGGCGGGGCCGGCCGTGCGGTCGGGTTCGCCCTGGCCGAACTCGGAGTCGGCGAACTCATCATCGCCGATACCGATGTCGATCGGGCCGCCGGTCTGGCGGCGGATATCGGGACAGTCACGGACTCGCAGGTCCGGGCGCGGGCGATCGGACTCGATGAGCTGGAGGCGGCGGCCGCCTCGGCGAACGGGATCGTCAACGCCACCCCGATGGGAATGAAAGCCTACCCGGGAACCCCGGTCGACACTTCGGTGTTCGATGCCGACACCTGGGTGGCCGACGTCGTGTACTTCCCGCTCGAGACGCAGCTGCTCGCCGAAGCCAGGGCGAAGGGATGCCGCACGCTCGACGGTTCGGGAATGGCGGTTAATCAGGCCATCGACGCGTTCGAACTCTTCAGCGGACAGAAGGCGGACCCGCAGCGGATGCGGGATACGTTCCTGTCCTTCGGGACCTGA
- a CDS encoding GlxA family transcriptional regulator: MSDEPRTTSRRTPRSRPHRILVLALDGVSAMDLGVPVQVFGPESNAATGTTGIWPYRVEVCGISAGTVTGSDGLDYSVDHGLEALQTADTIILPGATSAVVEEPPASVIGALLSAFERGARVAAISTGTFVLARTGLLVGRRATTHWSTAKELARRFPSIKVDENVLFIDEGQLLTSAGAASAVDLCLHLIRSDHGVGLSNQVARRLVAAAYRSAGQAQYVPRSVPDPLGDDFADTREWALQHIGEKLTLDELAANAGVSVRTFSRRFVEDTGYTPMQWVLRARVDLARELLENSDLGIEQIADQVGLGTGANLRMHFQRILSTSPNDYRHSFQG, encoded by the coding sequence ATGAGCGACGAACCCCGCACCACCTCACGCAGAACACCCCGTTCGCGTCCGCACCGCATCCTGGTGTTGGCTCTGGACGGGGTGTCTGCCATGGACCTCGGCGTCCCCGTCCAGGTCTTCGGCCCCGAATCGAATGCCGCGACAGGCACCACCGGGATCTGGCCCTACCGGGTCGAGGTCTGCGGAATCTCCGCTGGCACGGTCACCGGATCGGACGGGCTCGACTATTCCGTCGATCATGGACTCGAGGCGCTGCAGACGGCGGATACGATCATCCTCCCGGGTGCCACCTCGGCGGTCGTCGAAGAACCACCCGCGTCAGTCATCGGGGCTCTGCTCTCCGCGTTTGAGCGGGGCGCGCGAGTCGCCGCGATCTCCACCGGAACCTTCGTCCTCGCTCGCACGGGACTGCTCGTGGGACGTCGGGCCACAACCCACTGGTCGACGGCGAAGGAGCTCGCCCGACGGTTCCCCTCGATCAAGGTCGACGAGAACGTCCTCTTCATCGACGAAGGACAGCTGCTCACCTCGGCGGGAGCCGCCTCGGCGGTCGATCTCTGTCTCCACCTTATCCGCAGCGATCACGGCGTCGGTCTGTCCAACCAGGTCGCACGTCGCCTCGTCGCCGCCGCCTACCGCAGCGCCGGTCAGGCGCAGTACGTGCCGCGCAGCGTGCCCGACCCGCTCGGCGACGACTTCGCCGACACCCGCGAATGGGCACTGCAGCACATCGGGGAGAAGCTGACACTCGACGAGCTCGCCGCCAACGCCGGAGTCTCCGTGCGCACCTTCTCTCGCCGCTTCGTCGAAGACACCGGCTACACGCCCATGCAATGGGTGCTCCGGGCCCGCGTCGATCTGGCCCGGGAACTGCTGGAGAACTCCGACCTGGGCATCGAACAGATCGCTGACCAGGTGGGACTCGGCACAGGTGCGAACCTGCGGATGCACTTCCAGCGCATCCTCTCGACCTCGCCGAACGACTACCGCCACTCCTTCCAAGGCTGA
- a CDS encoding XRE family transcriptional regulator produces the protein MSTEEIIIDGPLARATRILCQVSAKHVADKAEIEKSELKDYEKGVTDLTAEQERRLILALEQYGARFIPDGPEGGYGVRLKFGRAKVRAIERWEDEGGTPGADDV, from the coding sequence ATGAGCACAGAAGAGATCATCATCGACGGCCCCCTGGCACGCGCAACGCGGATCCTCTGCCAGGTCTCGGCCAAGCATGTGGCAGACAAGGCCGAAATCGAGAAGTCCGAACTCAAGGACTACGAAAAGGGAGTCACGGACCTCACTGCCGAACAGGAGCGCCGCCTCATTCTTGCACTCGAACAGTACGGCGCACGGTTCATTCCCGACGGCCCCGAGGGCGGATACGGCGTGCGTCTGAAGTTCGGCCGCGCGAAGGTCCGCGCCATCGAGCGCTGGGAGGACGAAGGCGGCACACCCGGCGCCGACGACGTCTGA
- a CDS encoding MFS transporter — translation MSEAIKEARPTKTPLRAALSSWTGSALEYYDFAVYGTAAALVLNTLFFPETTAPGISILLAMGTVGVAYVVRPLGALIMGPLGDRFGRKFVLLLTLFMMGISTFIVGCLPTYEQVGMLAPILLVLCRIIQGLSASGEQASAISVSLEHSEEKKRSWTTSWTLHGTQAGTLLATAVFIPFTAFLPDEALFSWGWRVPFWLSAVVVLTAWLIRRGLEEPPAFKEARTANPPLMQVFRWHKAAVLRVATCAMVNTVNMVFTVWSLSFATSIVGLERSTMLLVSVIANGVALFAIPAAAVLSDRFGRKPVFITGAVGAGLMMFPYLGAVESGNWTLIFLFGAIMSGCAYSLANSIWPSFYAEMFPTTARVTGLALGTQIGFAVSGGLAPVLASAVAGSDGANWLSVAAFTAGVCIVVGLVAMTAKETKGLSLEEIDDIHEERSR, via the coding sequence ATGAGCGAAGCGATCAAGGAAGCCCGCCCGACGAAGACGCCGCTGCGCGCGGCACTGTCGAGTTGGACCGGCTCTGCCCTCGAGTACTACGACTTCGCGGTCTACGGGACCGCGGCGGCACTGGTGCTCAACACCCTGTTCTTCCCCGAGACGACTGCTCCGGGAATCTCGATCCTCCTGGCCATGGGCACCGTCGGCGTCGCCTACGTCGTCCGCCCGCTGGGTGCGCTCATCATGGGCCCGCTCGGCGACCGCTTCGGACGCAAATTCGTCCTCTTGCTCACCCTGTTCATGATGGGCATCTCGACCTTCATCGTCGGCTGCCTGCCGACCTATGAGCAGGTCGGCATGCTCGCCCCGATCCTGCTCGTGCTCTGCCGCATCATCCAGGGGCTTTCGGCCTCCGGCGAGCAGGCGAGCGCGATCTCCGTCTCCCTCGAGCACTCGGAGGAGAAGAAGCGGTCGTGGACGACGAGCTGGACGCTGCACGGCACTCAGGCGGGAACCCTGCTGGCCACCGCGGTCTTCATCCCCTTCACCGCGTTCCTGCCCGATGAGGCCCTGTTCAGCTGGGGCTGGCGAGTGCCGTTCTGGCTCTCAGCAGTCGTCGTGCTCACCGCCTGGCTCATCCGCCGCGGCCTCGAGGAGCCGCCTGCGTTCAAGGAGGCCCGCACCGCCAATCCGCCTCTCATGCAGGTCTTCCGCTGGCACAAGGCCGCAGTGCTGCGCGTGGCCACATGCGCCATGGTCAACACCGTGAACATGGTCTTCACCGTCTGGTCGCTGTCGTTTGCCACCTCGATCGTCGGCCTCGAACGCTCGACCATGCTGCTCGTCTCGGTCATCGCGAATGGCGTCGCGCTGTTTGCGATCCCGGCCGCAGCAGTGCTGTCTGACCGTTTCGGCCGCAAACCCGTCTTCATCACCGGCGCCGTGGGTGCGGGGCTCATGATGTTCCCGTACCTGGGTGCGGTCGAGAGCGGCAACTGGACGCTCATCTTCCTCTTCGGTGCCATCATGTCCGGCTGCGCCTACTCCCTGGCGAACTCGATCTGGCCGTCGTTCTATGCTGAGATGTTCCCGACCACTGCCCGGGTCACGGGTCTGGCCCTGGGCACCCAGATCGGCTTCGCCGTCTCCGGAGGGCTCGCCCCTGTGCTCGCTTCCGCAGTCGCCGGTTCGGACGGTGCGAATTGGCTGTCCGTGGCCGCGTTCACCGCCGGAGTCTGCATCGTCGTCGGCCTGGTCGCGATGACGGCGAAGGAGACGAAGGGTCTGAGCTTGGAAGAGATCGACGACATCCACGAAGAGAGGTCACGATGA
- a CDS encoding bifunctional sugar phosphate isomerase/epimerase/4-hydroxyphenylpyruvate dioxygenase family protein yields MRTSIATVCLSGTLDEKLQAAAQAGFDGVEIFEQDLTVSPDSPEVIAARAADLGLSLDLFQPFRDFEGVDEAQFEANLRRAEAKFRLMGRLGMDTILLCSNVGTATIDDDEVVVEQLRRLGDLAERYDIDVAYEALAWGRYVSEYDRAWDLVRAADHPRIGTCLDSFHILSRGTDLSRIAEIPGEKIFFLQLADAPALSMDVLSWSRHHRVFPGEGSWDLTDFLARVTATGYAGPVSLEVFNDSFRQADTQRTAVDGLRSLRWLEANVAAAHVDSDQVRLDLQTLPQVAEPRGVDYIELDTDDLGALTRQIHQLGFRFVGFHRTKPHVQLWRRGQARIVVTESADIDPVSVDPDSAVPADATAAPAPASAVAPAPVSSGTHLRGIGFAVADADSAMERATLLQATEVPRDQAHDEEVLRGVFAPDGSEVFFGSGTGVDPTWTDEFGTVPDDRRSAIDHVNLAQPAHHYDEAVLFYTSLLALHAQVSNDVPSPSGLIRSQVMASSDGAIRMPLNLAPRSAESPETGSYPEHVAIACDDIFTAAATAVSRGLDFLPVPENYYEDLEARFDLAPELLQRLRENNILYDRDDVGEFLHFYTSTIGSVFFEMVERRGDYQGYGAPNAPVRLAAQHRRNAGH; encoded by the coding sequence ATGAGAACATCGATCGCCACGGTGTGCCTGTCCGGCACGCTCGATGAGAAACTGCAGGCTGCGGCTCAGGCCGGCTTCGACGGTGTCGAGATCTTCGAGCAGGACCTCACCGTCTCCCCCGACTCCCCCGAGGTGATCGCCGCCAGGGCGGCAGATCTCGGGCTGAGCCTCGACCTCTTTCAGCCCTTCCGCGATTTCGAAGGCGTCGACGAGGCACAGTTCGAAGCCAATCTGCGGCGCGCCGAGGCGAAGTTCCGGCTGATGGGTCGACTCGGCATGGATACGATCCTGCTGTGTTCGAACGTCGGCACCGCCACCATCGATGACGACGAGGTCGTCGTCGAACAGCTGCGCCGCCTCGGCGATCTGGCCGAGCGCTACGACATCGATGTCGCGTATGAGGCGCTGGCCTGGGGCCGGTACGTCTCGGAATACGATCGGGCCTGGGACCTCGTCCGGGCCGCCGACCATCCGCGCATCGGCACCTGTCTCGACAGCTTCCACATCCTCTCCCGCGGCACGGATCTGTCCCGCATCGCCGAGATCCCGGGCGAGAAGATCTTCTTCCTCCAGCTCGCCGATGCCCCCGCCCTCTCGATGGATGTCCTCAGCTGGTCCCGTCACCACCGGGTCTTCCCCGGTGAGGGTTCGTGGGATCTCACAGACTTCCTCGCTCGCGTCACCGCCACCGGATATGCGGGGCCGGTCTCTCTCGAGGTCTTCAACGACTCGTTCAGGCAGGCCGATACCCAGCGCACGGCCGTCGACGGTCTGCGCTCACTGCGATGGCTCGAAGCCAATGTGGCCGCCGCTCATGTTGACAGCGATCAAGTGCGACTCGATCTGCAGACTCTGCCGCAGGTCGCGGAGCCTCGCGGTGTCGACTACATCGAGCTGGACACCGATGATCTGGGCGCGCTGACTCGCCAGATCCATCAGCTCGGTTTTCGGTTCGTCGGTTTCCATCGCACGAAACCGCATGTGCAGCTGTGGCGACGCGGTCAGGCTCGCATCGTCGTCACCGAATCTGCCGACATCGACCCGGTGAGCGTCGATCCAGACAGCGCTGTGCCCGCAGACGCTACGGCCGCTCCCGCGCCCGCGTCCGCAGTTGCCCCCGCCCCCGTCAGCTCGGGAACTCATCTGCGCGGCATCGGCTTCGCAGTGGCCGATGCCGATTCCGCTATGGAGCGGGCAACTCTGCTCCAGGCAACCGAGGTTCCCCGCGACCAGGCCCATGACGAGGAAGTGCTGCGCGGAGTCTTCGCCCCGGACGGCTCGGAAGTCTTCTTCGGCAGCGGGACCGGCGTCGATCCGACGTGGACCGATGAGTTCGGCACTGTTCCCGATGACCGCCGGTCGGCGATCGACCACGTCAACCTCGCACAGCCCGCGCACCACTATGACGAGGCGGTCCTCTTCTACACCTCCCTCCTCGCCCTCCACGCGCAGGTCTCGAACGATGTGCCCAGCCCCTCGGGCCTGATCCGTTCCCAGGTGATGGCGAGCTCCGACGGGGCGATCCGGATGCCGCTCAACCTGGCCCCGCGCTCGGCCGAATCACCGGAGACGGGCAGCTACCCCGAACATGTCGCCATCGCCTGCGACGACATCTTCACGGCAGCCGCGACCGCAGTCTCACGGGGGCTGGACTTCCTGCCCGTTCCCGAGAACTACTACGAAGACCTCGAGGCCCGTTTCGATCTCGCCCCCGAGCTTCTTCAGCGGCTGCGAGAGAACAATATCCTCTACGACAGAGACGACGTCGGCGAATTCCTCCACTTCTACACCTCGACGATCGGCTCGGTGTTCTTCGAGATGGTCGAACGTCGGGGCGACTACCAGGGCTACGGTGCCCCGAATGCGCCGGTGCGGCTGGCAGCACAGCACCGACGCAACGCAGGACACTGA
- the gap gene encoding type I glyceraldehyde-3-phosphate dehydrogenase, with product MTRIAINGFGRIGRSTLRALIERGSELEVVAINDLGPVEDLARLLKFDTTLGRFNHDVEATDDEIVIDGKAIKVFAEKDPAKLPWGELDIDIALESTGRFTKADKARAHLTAGAKKVLVSAPSKGADVTLAFGVNNEAYKPEHTVISNASCTTNALAPLAKVLDDLAGIEQGFMTTVHAYTGDQMVQDGPHKDPRRSRAAAENMIPTSTGAAKAIGLVLPQLDGKLSGDAIRVPVPVGSIVEINTTVSREVTRDDVLAAYEKASEGELKGILDYETEPVVSSDIVGQAASSIFDAALTRVEGKRVKVVAWYDNEWGFSNRVVDNLEFIGKN from the coding sequence TTGACTCGCATCGCCATCAATGGTTTCGGTCGCATCGGACGCAGCACCCTGCGCGCGCTGATCGAGCGCGGCAGCGAGCTCGAGGTCGTGGCCATCAACGACCTGGGCCCTGTGGAAGACCTCGCTCGGCTGCTGAAGTTCGACACCACCCTCGGGCGCTTCAACCATGACGTCGAGGCCACGGATGATGAGATCGTCATCGACGGCAAGGCCATCAAGGTCTTCGCCGAGAAGGACCCGGCCAAGCTGCCCTGGGGCGAGCTCGACATCGACATCGCGCTCGAATCCACCGGCCGCTTCACCAAGGCCGACAAGGCTCGCGCCCACCTCACCGCCGGCGCGAAGAAGGTCCTCGTCTCCGCTCCTTCGAAGGGTGCCGACGTCACCCTCGCCTTCGGTGTGAACAACGAGGCCTACAAGCCCGAGCACACCGTCATCTCCAACGCCTCGTGCACGACGAACGCCCTGGCCCCGCTGGCCAAGGTCCTCGACGACCTCGCCGGCATCGAGCAGGGCTTCATGACCACCGTCCATGCCTACACCGGCGACCAGATGGTCCAGGACGGTCCCCACAAGGATCCCCGCCGTTCCCGCGCCGCAGCCGAGAATATGATCCCCACGTCCACGGGTGCGGCCAAGGCCATCGGCCTCGTCCTCCCGCAGCTCGACGGCAAGCTCAGCGGCGACGCCATCCGCGTGCCCGTGCCGGTCGGCTCGATCGTCGAGATCAACACGACCGTGTCCCGCGAGGTCACGCGCGACGATGTGCTCGCCGCCTATGAGAAAGCCTCTGAAGGCGAACTCAAGGGCATCCTCGACTATGAGACCGAGCCCGTCGTCTCCTCCGACATCGTCGGTCAGGCCGCCTCGTCGATCTTCGACGCCGCACTCACTCGCGTCGAAGGCAAGCGCGTGAAGGTCGTGGCCTGGTACGACAACGAATGGGGCTTCTCCAACCGCGTCGTCGACAACCTCGAGTTCATCGGCAAGAACTGA
- a CDS encoding carboxymuconolactone decarboxylase family protein, protein MTDFFDRENDRKYDKAYKETTPDILKAFGEFNNAVFAEEGREIPLKYRELIAYAVGLTTQCAYCIDAHSNAAVKAGATETELAETAWTASALRAGGAFAHGRLGFKLTGTHEH, encoded by the coding sequence ATGACCGACTTCTTCGACCGCGAGAACGACCGCAAATACGACAAGGCCTACAAGGAGACGACCCCCGACATCCTCAAGGCGTTCGGCGAATTCAACAATGCCGTGTTCGCCGAAGAGGGCCGCGAGATCCCGTTGAAGTACCGCGAACTCATCGCCTACGCCGTCGGCCTGACCACCCAGTGCGCCTACTGCATCGATGCGCACTCGAACGCCGCAGTCAAGGCCGGAGCCACGGAGACCGAACTGGCCGAGACCGCCTGGACCGCCTCGGCGCTGCGAGCCGGAGGAGCGTTCGCCCACGGCCGCCTCGGCTTCAAGCTCACCGGCACCCACGAACACTGA
- a CDS encoding cytochrome c biogenesis CcdA family protein: MLLAVPIAVIAGVISFLSPCVLPLVPGYIGYVTGLTGTSLEDQKPARVVLGVFLFMIGFSVVFVAIGLVFSLTGVLLSAWADVINRIMGAIVIIAGIVFMGGFSLLQRSWKISHRPRAGLWGAPVLGGTFAFSWAPCMGPTLAAVLALTTSFGPTGTDAMVRGAVLTLSYCLGLGIPFMLVALLIIRGGGRMKWVKEHHAVITRFGGAVLVGVGLLLVTGVWTQWVNGLQGYIGGFSTVV, translated from the coding sequence ATGCTGCTGGCAGTTCCGATCGCTGTGATCGCCGGTGTCATCTCCTTCCTCTCGCCGTGCGTCCTGCCTCTCGTGCCCGGGTACATCGGCTACGTGACCGGCCTGACCGGCACATCACTCGAGGATCAGAAACCCGCTCGGGTCGTCCTTGGTGTGTTTCTGTTCATGATCGGCTTCTCGGTCGTGTTCGTCGCGATCGGACTCGTCTTCTCGCTCACCGGGGTACTCCTCAGTGCCTGGGCAGACGTGATCAATCGGATCATGGGCGCCATCGTCATCATTGCGGGAATAGTCTTCATGGGCGGTTTCTCGCTCCTCCAGCGCTCGTGGAAGATATCCCACCGCCCTCGAGCCGGACTATGGGGTGCCCCTGTGCTCGGTGGTACCTTCGCCTTCAGCTGGGCACCGTGCATGGGCCCGACCTTGGCTGCGGTTCTCGCATTGACCACAAGCTTCGGGCCGACAGGAACCGACGCCATGGTCCGGGGCGCTGTCCTGACGCTGAGTTACTGCCTCGGTCTCGGGATACCGTTCATGCTCGTCGCTCTGCTCATCATCAGGGGCGGAGGTCGCATGAAGTGGGTCAAAGAGCACCATGCCGTCATCACCCGGTTCGGCGGGGCAGTTCTCGTTGGTGTGGGACTGCTGCTGGTGACTGGCGTGTGGACGCAATGGGTCAACGGACTGCAGGGGTATATCGGCGGCTTCTCCACAGTGGTGTGA
- the aroQ gene encoding type II 3-dehydroquinate dehydratase, which produces MSHPAESHPAESDPDATEPETTEPSPTEPDQTVPEILILNGPNLNLLGEREPEIYGRTTLADIEAMCSETAAEAGLAVRCIQSNHEGGLIDAVHEARHSTVGAIINAGAYTHTSLALHDALKSYDHPIIEVHLSNPHAREAVRHHSYLSPVAAAVIAGAGAKGYVHAMEILIDLLPTAKARP; this is translated from the coding sequence ATGTCCCATCCCGCCGAGTCCCATCCCGCCGAGTCCGATCCCGACGCGACCGAGCCCGAGACGACCGAGCCCAGTCCGACCGAACCCGATCAGACCGTGCCCGAGATCCTCATTCTCAACGGCCCCAACCTCAACCTGCTCGGCGAACGCGAACCCGAGATCTACGGCCGCACCACCTTGGCCGACATCGAGGCGATGTGTTCGGAAACCGCCGCCGAGGCGGGACTGGCCGTCCGCTGCATCCAGAGCAACCATGAGGGCGGGCTCATCGACGCCGTGCACGAGGCCCGGCACTCCACAGTCGGAGCGATCATCAACGCCGGAGCCTACACGCACACCTCCCTGGCCCTCCACGATGCGCTGAAATCCTACGACCACCCGATCATCGAAGTGCACCTGAGCAACCCGCATGCGCGCGAAGCCGTGCGCCACCACTCCTATCTCTCACCCGTGGCCGCCGCCGTCATCGCCGGAGCCGGCGCGAAAGGCTACGTCCACGCGATGGAGATTCTCATCGACCTGCTCCCGACCGCGAAAGCGAGACCATGA
- a CDS encoding IclR family transcriptional regulator: MPPKGSNSVTKTFEMLALLGENPDGISAAQAAETTGYPFSTAYRLLGGLVESGYASFDARTKIYTLGMEVFRLAQKVAHRRGLAGATKDLLEDLTATTGESSILAIRRGNSALTVLTVDGPQFRTTTDPGDESPLHTSAIGQALLAHDPDADATIKALDLEARTPYSITDPGQMRRKLAQIRETGWAGQSEENDIGMNALAVPVFDLDGSLLASLALAAPVFRRSLDELVALVPQLTETAAAVAARFPR, translated from the coding sequence ATGCCGCCCAAGGGCTCGAACTCGGTGACGAAGACCTTCGAGATGCTCGCGCTGCTCGGCGAGAACCCCGACGGAATCAGTGCCGCGCAAGCGGCAGAGACCACCGGCTACCCGTTCTCGACGGCCTACCGACTCCTCGGCGGTCTCGTCGAATCCGGGTATGCCAGCTTCGATGCACGCACGAAGATCTACACGCTCGGCATGGAGGTCTTCCGGCTGGCGCAGAAGGTCGCCCACCGGCGCGGACTCGCAGGGGCGACGAAAGACCTCCTCGAGGACCTCACCGCGACGACGGGGGAGTCGAGCATCCTCGCGATTCGCCGGGGAAACTCCGCCCTGACCGTGCTCACGGTCGACGGACCGCAGTTCCGCACGACCACGGATCCCGGCGACGAATCGCCGCTGCACACCTCGGCGATCGGCCAGGCGCTGCTCGCTCACGACCCCGATGCCGACGCCACGATCAAGGCCCTCGACCTCGAAGCGCGGACCCCGTACTCGATCACCGACCCCGGGCAGATGCGACGCAAGCTCGCACAGATCCGCGAAACCGGATGGGCAGGTCAGTCCGAGGAGAATGACATCGGCATGAACGCGCTGGCCGTACCCGTCTTCGACCTCGACGGCAGTCTGCTGGCCTCATTGGCGCTGGCAGCCCCTGTCTTCCGTCGCAGTCTCGACGAGCTCGTCGCGCTCGTTCCCCAACTGACCGAAACCGCCGCGGCCGTCGCCGCCCGATTCCCGAGGTGA